AAATAAATTTACTATCATAAGTACTTGTTATTTTTTTTGAATCTGCGTAAACTAAAAGTTAAACATTTGTAAGATTATAAAACTTGAAATAATAAGCTTTTAATTAATAAATTTTTCGAATAAATTCTATTACAAATAGAATTTAAATTGAATCAGAAAGGTTGTGATGTTAGGGTTGGACAACAAGCTGAAATTATACGGCTTTAACAACCTCACAAAAACACTTAGCTTTAACATCTATGATGTATGCTATGCAAAAAGTGAGCGCGAGCAAAAGGACTACATTGCTTACATAGATGAGCAATACAATTCAGAAAGACTTACTAGGATTTTGTGTGATGTAACAGAAAGTATTGGTGCACATGTACTTAATATTTCAAAACAAGATTATGACCCTCAAGGAGCAAGTGTAACTATTTTAATATCAGAAGAAACTTTAGCAGTTAAGGAAATAGATGCATCTTGTAATAAAGGTGAAATTGACATTTTGAAGACAAGAGAAACTGTTGTAGGACACTTAGATAAGAGTCATGTAACTGTGCATACTTATCCAGAATATCATCCAGATAACTCAATTGCTACTTTTCGTGTGGATATTGATGTAGCCACTTGCGGAGAAGTTTCGCCTTTAAATGCATTAAACTACCTTATAGGAAGTTTTGACTCAGATATTATAACTATAGATTATCGTGTCAGAGGCTTTACTCGAGATGTTGATGGTAAGAAATTATTTATAGATCACAAAATTGCATCAATACAAGATTATATTGATGAAGGTACTTTAAAGAGATATGATGCTATGGATATAAATGTATATCAATCAAATATATTCCATACTAAAATGTTAATAAAAGAAATTGAACTTCAAAAT
The DNA window shown above is from Clostridium beijerinckii and carries:
- a CDS encoding adenosylmethionine decarboxylase, with product MLGLDNKLKLYGFNNLTKTLSFNIYDVCYAKSEREQKDYIAYIDEQYNSERLTRILCDVTESIGAHVLNISKQDYDPQGASVTILISEETLAVKEIDASCNKGEIDILKTRETVVGHLDKSHVTVHTYPEYHPDNSIATFRVDIDVATCGEVSPLNALNYLIGSFDSDIITIDYRVRGFTRDVDGKKLFIDHKIASIQDYIDEGTLKRYDAMDINVYQSNIFHTKMLIKEIELQNYLFNRDVYEIKPKERLDIESNLRKEMIEIFSGTNIY